The following coding sequences are from one Candidatus Nitrohelix vancouverensis window:
- the cysC gene encoding adenylyl-sulfate kinase gives MGAVYWFTGLSGAGKTTLGESFFKELKKQGAHVIFLDGDAIRDILGNPWGHSIEDRKKYARSYGKLCQFFSNQGVDVVCATISMFHEIRHWNRNNIARYQEIYVKVPLDILKQRDSKGIYSKAREGEINQVMGMDLEFEEPLTPDCVIVNDGTRSIDDITHSLIESLG, from the coding sequence ATAGGCGCCGTATACTGGTTCACAGGCTTGTCCGGCGCAGGAAAAACCACCCTTGGGGAAAGTTTTTTTAAAGAATTAAAAAAACAGGGAGCGCATGTGATTTTTCTTGATGGAGACGCCATAAGAGACATCCTTGGAAATCCCTGGGGGCATTCGATCGAGGATCGTAAAAAATATGCTCGTTCTTATGGAAAACTCTGCCAGTTCTTTTCTAATCAAGGGGTGGATGTGGTCTGCGCAACCATTTCCATGTTTCATGAAATTCGTCACTGGAACCGCAACAACATCGCCCGCTACCAGGAAATCTACGTCAAAGTTCCCCTGGATATCCTCAAACAAAGAGATTCTAAGGGCATCTACTCTAAAGCCCGCGAAGGAGAAATCAATCAGGTCATGGGAATGGATCTGGAATTTGAGGAACCACTAACTCCAGATTGCGTCATTGTAAACGACGGAACCAGGAGCATTGACGACATTACGCATTCACTCATCGAGTCACTTGGATAA